From Weissella confusa, a single genomic window includes:
- the rpsC gene encoding 30S ribosomal protein S3: MGQKINPTGMRVGIIRDWDAKWYANKKDYATALHEDLKLRKYIETKLADASVSRIEIERTANRVNISIHTAKPGMVIGKGGSEVDALRNELSKLVAKGERVHINIIEIKKPDLDAHLVGSQIASDLERRVAFRRAMRGAIQRAMRAGAKGIKTQVSGRINGADIARVEQYTEGTVPLHTLRADIDYSWDEATTTYGQLGVKTWIYRGDVLPEKKSVKKQGGE; this comes from the coding sequence ATGGGTCAAAAGATTAACCCAACTGGTATGCGTGTCGGCATCATCCGCGACTGGGATGCTAAGTGGTACGCTAACAAGAAGGACTACGCAACGGCTTTGCACGAAGATTTGAAGTTGCGTAAGTACATCGAGACTAAGTTGGCTGACGCATCTGTATCTCGCATCGAGATCGAGCGTACTGCTAACCGCGTGAACATCTCAATCCACACTGCTAAGCCAGGTATGGTTATTGGTAAGGGTGGTTCTGAAGTTGATGCATTGCGTAACGAGTTGTCAAAGCTTGTTGCTAAGGGCGAGCGCGTCCACATCAACATCATTGAGATTAAGAAGCCTGATTTGGACGCCCACTTGGTTGGTTCACAAATTGCATCTGACTTGGAGCGCCGTGTGGCATTCCGTCGTGCAATGCGTGGTGCTATCCAACGTGCTATGCGTGCTGGTGCCAAGGGTATCAAGACGCAAGTTTCTGGACGTATCAACGGGGCTGACATTGCTCGTGTAGAGCAATACACTGAGGGTACGGTGCCTTTGCACACTTTGCGTGCTGACATCGACTACTCATGGGATGAGGCAACAACTACTTACGGTCAATTGGGTGTTAAGACTTGGATTTACCGTGGTGATGTTTTGCCAGAGAAGAAGTCTGTAAAGAAGCAAGGAGGCGAGTAA
- the rplV gene encoding 50S ribosomal protein L22, whose protein sequence is MAEQITSARATAKIVRVAPRKVRLVLDQVRGKSVAEAFAILQFLPNHSSEDVYKVLNSAVANAENNFSLDREDLVVAEAFANEGPTLKRFRPRAKGSASPINKRTSHITIVVKEK, encoded by the coding sequence ATGGCTGAACAAATCACGTCAGCACGCGCCACGGCGAAGATCGTTCGTGTCGCTCCACGTAAGGTCCGCCTAGTGCTTGACCAAGTTCGTGGTAAGTCTGTGGCAGAGGCATTTGCAATTTTGCAATTCTTGCCAAACCACAGCTCAGAAGATGTATACAAGGTGTTGAACTCAGCTGTAGCTAACGCTGAGAACAACTTCTCACTAGATCGCGAAGATTTGGTAGTTGCAGAAGCCTTTGCTAACGAAGGACCAACGCTAAAGCGTTTCCGTCCACGTGCCAAGGGTTCAGCTTCACCAATCAACAAGCGTACAAGCCACATCACGATTGTGGTAAAAGAAAAGTAA
- the rpsS gene encoding 30S ribosomal protein S19 yields MGRSLKKGPFADAHLLKKVEEANASEKQAVIKTWSRRSTIFPSFIGLTFAVYDGRKHVPVLVQEDMVGHKLGEFVPTRTFRGHAADDKKTKRK; encoded by the coding sequence ATGGGTCGTAGCCTGAAGAAGGGACCATTTGCTGACGCTCACTTGTTGAAGAAGGTTGAAGAAGCCAACGCTTCAGAAAAGCAAGCTGTCATCAAGACATGGTCACGTCGTTCAACGATTTTCCCTAGCTTTATCGGATTGACTTTTGCTGTTTACGATGGTCGTAAGCACGTGCCAGTTTTGGTACAAGAAGACATGGTCGGTCACAAGCTTGGAGAGTTCGTCCCTACGCGTACGTTCCGCGGACACGCAGCAGACGATAAGAAGACTAAGCGCAAGTAA
- the rplB gene encoding 50S ribosomal protein L2 has translation MAIKKYKPTSNGRRNMTSSDFAEITKTTPEKSLLESKSNTGARNSYGHMTVRHRGGGHKRQYRIIDFKRTKDDVPAKVVAIEYDPNRTANIALLQYTDGTKAYILAPKGLEVGMTVQSGPDADIKVGNALPLANIPDGTQIHNIELKPGKGGQLARSAGASAQLLGKEGKYVLVRLQSGEVRMILAVNRATVGVVGNEQHSLINWGKAGRRRWKGQRPHVRGSVMNPNDHPHGGGEGKAPVGRPSPMSPWGKKTAGKKTRNKKARSTKFIVRGRKGK, from the coding sequence GTGGCTATCAAGAAGTACAAGCCAACCTCTAACGGTCGTCGTAACATGACGTCTTCAGATTTTGCTGAAATCACTAAGACGACGCCTGAAAAGAGCTTGTTGGAATCAAAGTCAAACACTGGTGCTCGTAACTCATACGGTCACATGACTGTGCGCCACCGTGGTGGTGGACACAAGCGCCAATACCGTATTATCGACTTCAAGCGTACAAAGGATGATGTTCCAGCCAAGGTTGTTGCGATCGAATACGATCCAAACCGTACTGCTAACATCGCTTTGTTGCAATACACTGACGGTACTAAGGCATATATCTTGGCGCCTAAGGGCTTGGAAGTTGGTATGACTGTTCAATCAGGTCCTGATGCCGACATCAAGGTCGGAAACGCTTTGCCATTGGCAAACATTCCTGACGGAACTCAAATCCACAACATCGAGTTGAAGCCTGGTAAGGGTGGTCAATTGGCCCGTTCTGCCGGTGCATCAGCACAATTGTTGGGTAAGGAAGGAAAGTACGTACTTGTTCGCTTGCAATCAGGTGAAGTACGTATGATCTTGGCCGTTAACCGTGCCACGGTTGGAGTTGTTGGTAACGAACAACACTCATTGATCAACTGGGGTAAGGCTGGTCGTCGTCGTTGGAAGGGTCAACGCCCACACGTTCGTGGATCAGTTATGAACCCTAACGATCACCCACACGGTGGTGGAGAAGGAAAGGCCCCAGTTGGTCGTCCAAGTCCAATGTCACCATGGGGTAAGAAGACTGCCGGTAAGAAGACGCGTAACAAGAAGGCTCGTTCAACGAAGTTCATTGTTCGCGGTCGTAAGGGCAAGTAA
- the rplW gene encoding 50S ribosomal protein L23, with translation MDARDIILRPVITEQTMSVLDEKRYTFEVDVRATKPQIKRAIEEIFDVKIEKINTANVRGKLKRQGRFAGYTKKRKKATVKLTAASKDIQLFNEN, from the coding sequence ATGGACGCACGCGATATCATTTTGCGCCCGGTCATCACTGAACAAACGATGAGCGTTTTGGATGAAAAGCGTTACACGTTTGAAGTTGATGTTCGCGCCACTAAGCCACAAATTAAGCGCGCTATTGAAGAAATTTTCGATGTTAAGATCGAAAAGATCAACACGGCGAACGTACGTGGTAAGTTGAAGCGTCAAGGACGCTTCGCTGGTTACACTAAGAAGCGTAAGAAGGCAACTGTTAAGTTGACTGCCGCTTCTAAGGACATTCAATTGTTCAACGAAAACTAA
- the rplD gene encoding 50S ribosomal protein L4: MTKVALFKQDGSNAGEIELNDSIFGIEPNNNVVTDAVLMQRASMRQGTHAVKNRSAVSGGGKKPWRQKGTGRARQGSIRSPQWRGGGIVFGPTPRSYAYKLPKKVYRLALKSVLSQKVLDSALVVVDALSFDAPKTKEFKAVLNNLNVNEKTLVVLDDDNANAALAARNLENVTVMTAKGVNVLDVINNDKLVVVQSALAQVEEVLA; this comes from the coding sequence ATGACTAAGGTTGCTTTGTTTAAGCAAGACGGCTCAAACGCCGGTGAGATCGAGTTGAACGACTCAATCTTCGGAATCGAGCCAAACAACAACGTTGTTACTGACGCTGTTTTGATGCAACGTGCATCAATGCGTCAAGGTACTCACGCCGTTAAGAACCGTTCAGCGGTTTCAGGTGGTGGTAAGAAGCCTTGGCGTCAAAAGGGAACTGGACGTGCCCGTCAAGGTTCAATCCGTTCACCACAATGGCGTGGTGGTGGTATCGTCTTCGGACCTACTCCACGTTCATACGCATACAAGTTGCCAAAGAAGGTTTACCGTTTGGCATTGAAGTCAGTGTTGTCACAAAAGGTTTTGGACTCAGCTTTGGTTGTTGTCGATGCATTGTCATTCGACGCTCCTAAGACTAAGGAATTCAAGGCAGTTTTGAACAACTTGAACGTAAACGAAAAGACGTTGGTTGTCTTGGACGATGATAACGCTAACGCAGCATTGGCAGCACGTAACTTGGAAAACGTTACTGTTATGACTGCAAAGGGTGTTAACGTGCTTGACGTAATCAACAACGATAAGTTGGTTGTAGTTCAATCAGCTTTGGCACAAGTTGAGGAGGTTTTGGCATAA
- the rplC gene encoding 50S ribosomal protein L3 yields the protein MTTKGILGRKVGMTQVFTENGELIPVTVIEATPNVVLQVKTLENDGYNAVQLGYQDKRAVLSNKPEQGHVAKANTAPKRYIREIRDAEGEFNVGDEVKVDIFAAGEAVDVTGITKGHGYQGNIKKDGQSRGPMAHGSRYHRRPGSLGAIINRVFKGKKLPGRMGNHKRTVQNLQVVRVDVENNVILVKGNVPGANKSLVTVKYSVKAK from the coding sequence ATGACTACTAAGGGTATCTTAGGCCGCAAGGTCGGCATGACTCAGGTATTCACTGAGAACGGTGAGCTTATCCCCGTAACAGTAATTGAAGCTACGCCAAACGTAGTTCTCCAAGTTAAGACTTTGGAAAACGACGGTTACAACGCAGTTCAATTGGGTTACCAAGATAAGCGTGCCGTTTTGAGCAACAAGCCTGAGCAAGGTCACGTTGCCAAGGCAAACACGGCCCCTAAGCGCTACATTCGTGAAATCCGCGACGCTGAGGGAGAATTCAATGTTGGGGATGAAGTTAAGGTTGATATCTTCGCTGCTGGCGAAGCTGTTGACGTAACTGGAATCACAAAGGGTCATGGTTACCAAGGTAACATCAAGAAGGATGGACAATCACGTGGTCCTATGGCGCACGGTTCTCGTTACCACCGTCGTCCTGGTTCATTGGGTGCCATCATCAACCGCGTCTTCAAGGGTAAGAAGTTGCCTGGACGCATGGGTAACCACAAGCGCACTGTACAAAACTTGCAAGTAGTTCGCGTTGACGTAGAAAACAACGTGATCTTGGTTAAGGGTAATGTTCCTGGTGCCAACAAGTCACTTGTTACTGTTAAGTACTCTGTTAAGGCTAAGTAA
- the rpsJ gene encoding 30S ribosomal protein S10: MASKKIRIRLKAYEHKILDASAEKIVETAKRTGAEISGPIPLPTERTLYTVLRSPHKHKDSREQFEMRTHKRLIDIVNPTAKTVDALSKLELPSGVDIEIKL, from the coding sequence ATGGCAAGTAAGAAGATTCGTATCCGTTTGAAGGCGTACGAGCACAAGATCTTGGACGCTTCAGCAGAAAAGATCGTTGAGACGGCAAAGCGTACAGGTGCTGAAATTTCAGGTCCTATTCCATTGCCTACTGAGCGTACGTTGTACACGGTTTTGCGTTCACCACACAAGCACAAGGATTCACGTGAGCAATTCGAAATGCGCACTCACAAGCGTTTGATCGATATCGTGAACCCAACTGCTAAGACGGTTGATGCTTTGTCAAAGCTTGAATTGCCAAGCGGTGTTGACATCGAAATCAAGTTGTAA
- a CDS encoding polyprenyl synthetase family protein: MTQSLSQLHPIWQDFPAIQKELQAVLNRIEANMDANDPEVEAALFDMFNAGGKLLRPAFTLLIGRFYPAERESLLNLAATVEMLHTASLVHDDIIDDSPTRRHAESIQSRFGKDVAAYAGDYLFAVTFRTLADNTNDIETVRMATRYLERILSGELTQRTNHYRTDMTIADYEEQISGKTAALFVLAAKLGISASDAPDDFAELASDFAYNVGMAFQILDDMLDYQSDSTTLGKPTLNDVREGVYSAPLIIAMQNNGRIQDLLAKQTEITTAEAEELAQLVRDSGALDEAGDMAMRYTEAALNYLDDMPEHESKDILFSISRSLLSRND; this comes from the coding sequence ATGACGCAATCACTCTCACAACTTCATCCGATTTGGCAAGACTTCCCTGCTATCCAAAAGGAACTCCAAGCAGTCTTGAATCGTATTGAAGCTAATATGGATGCTAATGATCCAGAAGTCGAAGCGGCCCTATTCGATATGTTTAATGCTGGCGGTAAGTTACTCCGTCCTGCGTTCACCTTATTGATTGGTCGTTTCTACCCTGCCGAACGCGAGTCTTTACTAAATCTCGCTGCCACGGTCGAAATGCTCCACACTGCTTCTCTGGTTCACGACGATATTATCGATGATTCACCAACTCGTCGTCACGCCGAATCAATACAGTCACGCTTTGGTAAGGACGTTGCTGCTTATGCCGGTGATTACCTATTTGCGGTCACGTTCCGTACGTTGGCGGATAACACTAATGATATCGAAACCGTTCGTATGGCGACCCGCTATCTAGAACGCATCCTATCTGGTGAACTCACACAGCGTACAAACCACTACCGTACTGATATGACCATCGCGGATTACGAAGAACAAATCTCTGGTAAGACCGCTGCCCTATTCGTACTAGCGGCTAAGCTAGGTATCTCAGCTAGTGATGCTCCAGATGACTTCGCTGAACTCGCCAGTGACTTTGCCTACAACGTCGGTATGGCATTCCAAATCTTGGATGACATGCTTGATTATCAATCAGATAGCACGACACTTGGTAAGCCAACGTTGAACGACGTACGAGAAGGTGTGTACTCTGCACCACTAATCATTGCCATGCAAAACAATGGCCGTATTCAAGACCTGCTCGCAAAGCAAACTGAAATCACGACTGCTGAGGCTGAAGAATTAGCCCAACTTGTCCGTGACTCTGGTGCCCTTGATGAAGCTGGTGATATGGCAATGCGTTATACAGAAGCCGCATTAAACTATCTAGACGATATGCCAGAACACGAGTCAAAAGATATCTTGTTCAGCATTAGTCGTTCACTACTCTCACGTAACGATTAA
- the tsaD gene encoding tRNA (adenosine(37)-N6)-threonylcarbamoyltransferase complex transferase subunit TsaD produces the protein MSETRYIMAFESSADETSVAIVKNGTEIVSLETATQIKSHQRFGGIVPEVASRHHIEQVTVLADAALEDAQLTYDDLTAIAVTQGPGLVGALLIGVTAAKTIAWAHNLPLVPVIHLAGHISAANFVQPIEYPALALMVSGGHTELVLMREEYDYLVIGDTRDDAAGESYDKVGRTMGLQYPSGKTIDEMAHEGEPTYDLPRALINDDRYDFSFSGLKSAVINLMHNADQRGETVDHINLAASFQEAVVDVLVTKTRRALENYPVKSFIVAGGVAANRGLRDGLTAMMTESPETTFIPVPIKLAGDNAAMIGAAGDIAYRHGKRGGLDLNANPGLEFDYLED, from the coding sequence ATGAGTGAAACACGTTATATCATGGCCTTTGAATCAAGTGCCGATGAAACAAGTGTGGCGATTGTCAAAAATGGTACTGAAATTGTGAGCTTAGAGACAGCGACACAAATCAAGAGTCACCAACGATTTGGTGGTATCGTACCGGAAGTAGCGAGCCGTCACCACATTGAACAAGTAACGGTGTTAGCTGATGCTGCTTTGGAAGATGCGCAATTGACGTATGATGATTTGACGGCCATCGCAGTGACGCAAGGACCTGGTTTGGTTGGGGCGTTGTTGATTGGTGTTACGGCGGCTAAGACGATTGCTTGGGCGCATAACTTGCCATTGGTGCCAGTCATTCACTTGGCTGGGCACATCAGTGCAGCAAACTTCGTGCAACCAATCGAATATCCAGCATTAGCCTTGATGGTTTCTGGTGGTCACACGGAATTGGTCTTGATGCGTGAGGAATACGATTACCTTGTCATTGGGGATACACGTGATGATGCTGCCGGTGAGAGTTATGACAAGGTTGGTCGTACGATGGGGTTGCAATACCCATCTGGTAAAACCATTGATGAAATGGCGCATGAAGGTGAACCAACGTATGATTTGCCACGTGCGTTGATTAACGATGACCGTTATGACTTTTCGTTCTCTGGTTTGAAGAGCGCGGTGATTAACTTGATGCATAATGCTGACCAACGTGGTGAGACAGTTGATCATATTAACCTTGCTGCCTCATTCCAAGAAGCGGTTGTTGATGTGCTGGTGACAAAGACGCGTCGTGCGTTGGAGAATTATCCTGTGAAATCATTTATTGTCGCTGGTGGTGTTGCAGCTAACCGCGGTTTGCGTGATGGACTAACGGCAATGATGACTGAATCCCCTGAGACGACGTTTATCCCAGTGCCAATTAAGTTGGCTGGTGACAATGCCGCTATGATTGGCGCAGCTGGTGATATCGCTTATCGTCACGGTAAGCGTGGTGGTTTGGACTTAAATGCCAACCCTGGCTTGGAATTTGATTACTTAGAAGACTAA
- the rimI gene encoding ribosomal protein S18-alanine N-acetyltransferase, with amino-acid sequence MDFTFRDSTDAEELYAIAKAAYKGSPWSKKVFQNDLKGKFTKYLLIEADGETVGFVGGTHLGDELEITNVAVMPGFQGQHLGERLLREWFGRFEDGTRVLLEVRHRNKRAIRLYERLGFIIYNIREDYYRDPVEDAYLMDVTLPLRGEGE; translated from the coding sequence ATGGATTTTACATTCAGGGATAGTACGGACGCCGAAGAGTTGTACGCGATTGCTAAGGCTGCTTATAAAGGATCACCTTGGTCAAAGAAAGTTTTTCAGAATGATTTGAAAGGTAAGTTTACGAAATACTTGCTGATTGAAGCAGATGGAGAGACAGTTGGCTTTGTTGGTGGGACACATTTGGGTGATGAACTTGAGATTACCAATGTGGCAGTTATGCCTGGTTTCCAAGGGCAACATCTTGGCGAACGACTACTTCGTGAATGGTTTGGTCGCTTTGAGGATGGTACACGGGTACTGTTAGAAGTGCGTCATCGTAATAAGCGAGCCATTCGTTTATATGAACGCTTAGGTTTCATAATCTATAACATACGAGAAGATTACTATCGTGACCCAGTGGAAGACGCTTACTTGATGGACGTCACATTGCCGTTGCGTGGAGAAGGAGAATAG
- the rimI gene encoding ribosomal protein S18-alanine N-acetyltransferase, translating into MWKRFKNWVHWLMHPLPQSLREFRQVIAVNGFEFHLMPAQYTDVEEMVVLERAAYNGEEPWSEDIFHNELHRSRERLYVVVREPETGTMVAYIGAAFRPGIHEVHITNVTVTPHWQGRGLGTFLLMYMMTVAKQIRFHRVSLEVRVSNVSAQRLYERLGFQTVRRKTNYYGDNGEDAFDMAQILGRKSDGFYIQG; encoded by the coding sequence ATGTGGAAAAGGTTTAAGAATTGGGTTCATTGGTTGATGCACCCATTGCCACAAAGTTTACGAGAATTTCGTCAGGTGATTGCGGTTAATGGTTTTGAGTTCCACTTAATGCCAGCGCAATACACGGACGTTGAAGAAATGGTTGTTCTAGAGCGAGCAGCGTATAACGGTGAGGAACCATGGTCGGAGGATATCTTCCATAATGAGTTGCACCGTTCACGCGAGCGTTTGTACGTGGTTGTTCGTGAGCCGGAGACCGGGACGATGGTTGCCTATATTGGGGCAGCGTTCCGGCCAGGTATTCATGAAGTGCATATTACGAACGTCACGGTGACGCCACACTGGCAAGGTCGTGGCTTAGGAACGTTTTTGCTCATGTATATGATGACGGTTGCGAAGCAGATTCGCTTCCACCGTGTGTCATTGGAGGTGCGTGTATCGAATGTGAGTGCACAACGCCTATATGAACGACTTGGTTTTCAAACGGTTCGTCGTAAAACAAATTATTATGGAGATAACGGGGAAGATGCGTTTGATATGGCGCAGATTCTCGGGAGAAAGAGTGATGGATTTTACATTCAGGGATAG
- the tsaB gene encoding tRNA (adenosine(37)-N6)-threonylcarbamoyltransferase complex dimerization subunit type 1 TsaB, with protein MKVIAFDTSNQPLSVALFEDDKLIGQRETNVAKNHSVQLLPFIDELVKSAGWAPADLDRVVVSQGPGSYTGLRIAVTTAKTLAFTLGIELVGISSLGLLATNVTTSDVTIVPVMDARNANLYAGQYELRDGKYIATAADRHTNVPALISQLAEENQQVVFVGEWARFEEELRQALPDAQFASDNLPHAANVLPLVTDAQVLTDMTDIHQFVPNYYRLSQAEADWAKAHPDAGDGVYVEKV; from the coding sequence ATGAAGGTTATTGCGTTTGATACGTCTAATCAACCATTGTCGGTGGCCTTGTTTGAAGACGACAAGCTAATCGGCCAACGTGAAACAAACGTTGCTAAGAATCATTCGGTGCAATTGCTACCGTTTATTGATGAACTAGTGAAGTCAGCAGGGTGGGCACCGGCTGATCTTGACCGGGTTGTGGTTAGCCAAGGACCCGGTTCTTATACAGGGTTGCGTATTGCAGTTACGACTGCAAAGACGTTGGCCTTTACGCTAGGTATCGAACTGGTCGGTATTTCAAGCTTGGGATTGTTGGCTACGAACGTAACGACGTCCGACGTGACGATTGTGCCAGTGATGGATGCGCGTAATGCGAACTTATATGCTGGTCAATATGAGTTGCGTGATGGCAAGTATATTGCCACGGCAGCTGACCGCCACACAAATGTTCCTGCTTTGATTAGTCAATTGGCAGAGGAGAATCAACAAGTGGTTTTTGTTGGTGAATGGGCTCGGTTTGAGGAAGAGTTGCGACAGGCGTTGCCAGATGCACAATTTGCATCTGATAATTTGCCGCATGCCGCAAATGTGTTGCCGCTGGTTACGGATGCACAAGTACTAACAGACATGACGGATATTCACCAATTTGTGCCAAACTATTATCGTTTGTCGCAAGCTGAGGCTGATTGGGCCAAGGCTCACCCCGATGCAGGTGATGGTGTTTATGTGGAAAAGGTTTAA
- the galE gene encoding UDP-glucose 4-epimerase GalE yields MAILVLGGAGYIGSHMVDTLLSDGRDVVVVDNLLTGHRAAVPAGVPFYEVDIRDKAALREVFEKENIEQVVHFAASSIVPESMADPLKYFDNNTAGMIALLEVMLEFDVKQIVFSSTAATYGIPEENPIKETTPQNPINPYGESKLQMEHIMKWADEAYGLKWVALRYFNVAGAKADGSIGEDHPVETHLVPIILQTALGQREKIMMYGDDYNTPDGFNVRDYVHVMDLANAHVLALDYLAKGNDSNQFNLGSANGFSVKQMVEAAREATGKEIPAEVGPRRAGDPDSLVASSDKAREILGWAPKYDDVKEIIKTAWTWHQKHPNGYEDR; encoded by the coding sequence ATGGCCATTTTGGTTCTAGGTGGAGCCGGATACATCGGTTCTCACATGGTTGACACATTGTTGTCAGACGGTCGCGATGTTGTCGTTGTCGACAACTTGTTGACGGGACACCGTGCTGCGGTGCCTGCAGGCGTACCTTTCTACGAAGTTGATATTCGTGATAAGGCTGCTTTGCGCGAAGTATTTGAGAAGGAAAACATTGAGCAAGTCGTTCACTTTGCGGCTTCATCAATCGTGCCAGAATCAATGGCTGATCCGCTAAAGTACTTCGACAACAACACGGCAGGAATGATTGCGTTGTTGGAAGTTATGTTGGAGTTTGATGTTAAGCAAATCGTCTTCTCATCAACGGCTGCAACGTACGGTATTCCTGAGGAAAACCCTATCAAGGAAACGACGCCACAAAACCCAATCAACCCATACGGTGAGTCAAAGTTGCAAATGGAACACATCATGAAGTGGGCTGATGAAGCTTACGGCTTGAAGTGGGTTGCTTTGCGTTACTTTAACGTTGCCGGTGCAAAGGCTGATGGTTCAATCGGTGAAGACCACCCAGTTGAGACGCACTTGGTACCAATCATCTTGCAAACGGCCTTGGGTCAACGCGAGAAGATCATGATGTACGGTGATGACTACAACACGCCAGATGGATTCAACGTCCGCGATTACGTTCACGTAATGGACTTGGCTAACGCCCACGTGTTGGCTTTGGACTACTTGGCTAAGGGTAACGACTCAAACCAATTTAACTTGGGTTCAGCAAACGGCTTCTCAGTTAAGCAAATGGTTGAGGCTGCGCGTGAAGCAACTGGTAAGGAAATCCCTGCCGAAGTTGGTCCACGTCGTGCCGGTGATCCTGACTCATTGGTTGCGTCATCAGACAAGGCTCGTGAGATTTTGGGCTGGGCACCTAAGTACGATGATGTTAAGGAAATCATCAAGACGGCTTGGACTTGGCACCAAAAGCACCCAAATGGTTATGAAGACCGCTAA
- a CDS encoding acyl-[acyl-carrier-protein] thioesterase → MAEVYSMQHEVLYYEADVTGKLSLPMIFNLAVLSSTQQSVDLGVGPDYAHANGVGWIILQHVVDIKRRPKIGEKVALETLAKEFNPFFAKRLYRIVDEAGNELVSIDALYAMIDMEKRKMARIPQDMVDAYAPERVKKIPRQPEPDRMIGDIPVDFDQQYAVRYLDIDSNRHVNNSKYFDWMQDVLGPAFLETHEPTHLNIKYEHEVLLGDMIRSEAQIMEDKSVHRIWSGDTLSAEAHIDWTKSEN, encoded by the coding sequence ATGGCTGAAGTTTACAGTATGCAGCACGAGGTGTTGTACTACGAAGCTGACGTGACAGGCAAGTTGAGCCTGCCCATGATTTTTAATCTTGCTGTGTTGAGTTCAACGCAACAAAGTGTCGACCTTGGTGTCGGACCGGATTATGCGCACGCAAACGGTGTTGGTTGGATTATTTTGCAACACGTCGTTGATATTAAGCGCCGTCCTAAGATTGGTGAAAAGGTGGCCTTGGAGACCTTGGCTAAGGAGTTCAACCCATTCTTCGCCAAGCGTTTGTACCGAATTGTCGATGAAGCCGGAAACGAATTGGTAAGCATTGATGCCTTGTACGCCATGATTGATATGGAGAAGCGTAAGATGGCGCGTATTCCACAAGATATGGTGGATGCCTACGCACCTGAACGTGTGAAGAAGATTCCACGTCAACCAGAGCCAGACCGCATGATTGGTGATATTCCAGTTGATTTCGATCAACAATATGCGGTGCGTTACTTGGATATTGACTCAAACCGTCACGTGAACAATTCGAAGTACTTTGATTGGATGCAAGATGTCTTGGGTCCAGCGTTCCTTGAAACGCACGAACCAACGCACTTGAACATCAAGTACGAACACGAAGTTTTGTTGGGTGATATGATTCGTTCAGAAGCGCAAATTATGGAAGACAAGTCAGTACACCGTATCTGGTCTGGTGACACATTGTCTGCCGAAGCGCATATTGATTGGACGAAGTCAGAAAACTAA